One genomic segment of Desulfosoma caldarium includes these proteins:
- the lpdA gene encoding dihydrolipoyl dehydrogenase: MAENQFDLCVLGSGPGGYVACVRAAQLGMKTVCVEKDERLGGVCLNVGCIPSKALLDSSEFYDLARQRFAEHGIGFEGLSLDLAAMMARKDKVVHELTENVRKLLERHHVSVIHGTGRLTGPGRVVVDLADSSKDPVELRARSVILATGSEPVAVPQVTYDGQWIVSSTEALAFAEVPQRLGIIGGGYIGLELGSVWNRLGSHVTVMEMLPRIATLLDAQVSRSLERFLRRRGFRFLLESRVLKASVEQGEVVVRVQTKEGEERLVFDRLLVAVGRRPRTRGLGLEAVGIAMHDKTGHVLVNARYQTSVPGIYAIGDLIAGPALAHKASAEAIACVEGMAGMDSEVNYDAVPAIIYTWPEVAAVGKTEEELRAQNVPYCVGTYPFTGAGRARCMGETEGFVKVLSHAASGRILGVHIIGPRASDMIAEAVLAMECGVTAAHVGRIMHGHPTFSEALQEAARVATACAIYGKD; encoded by the coding sequence ATGGCGGAAAATCAATTCGACCTGTGTGTCCTCGGTTCAGGGCCGGGGGGCTACGTGGCCTGCGTGCGCGCAGCCCAATTGGGCATGAAGACGGTCTGCGTGGAAAAGGACGAACGCCTGGGCGGCGTCTGTTTGAATGTGGGCTGTATTCCCAGCAAAGCGCTTTTGGATTCCAGCGAGTTCTATGATCTGGCTCGTCAAAGGTTTGCCGAACACGGCATCGGGTTTGAGGGGCTGAGCCTTGATCTGGCGGCCATGATGGCGAGAAAAGACAAAGTGGTGCACGAGCTCACGGAAAACGTGCGCAAGCTTTTGGAACGCCATCATGTGTCGGTCATTCACGGAACAGGACGGCTGACGGGACCCGGCCGCGTGGTGGTGGACCTTGCGGATTCTTCCAAAGACCCGGTGGAACTGAGAGCCCGTTCGGTGATTTTGGCCACAGGCAGTGAACCTGTGGCCGTGCCCCAGGTGACCTATGACGGCCAGTGGATTGTGTCCTCCACCGAGGCGTTGGCGTTTGCCGAGGTGCCCCAAAGGCTTGGCATCATCGGCGGAGGCTACATCGGGCTGGAATTGGGATCGGTGTGGAACCGCTTGGGATCGCACGTTACCGTCATGGAAATGCTTCCCCGCATTGCGACGCTTTTGGATGCCCAAGTGTCTCGATCCTTGGAACGCTTCTTGCGACGGCGCGGTTTTCGATTCCTTTTGGAAAGCCGCGTGCTGAAAGCTTCGGTGGAACAGGGGGAAGTGGTCGTGCGCGTGCAGACCAAGGAAGGGGAAGAACGGCTCGTCTTTGACCGCCTTTTAGTCGCCGTGGGCCGTCGGCCCCGCACGCGAGGCTTGGGTCTGGAGGCCGTGGGGATCGCCATGCATGACAAAACAGGGCATGTTTTGGTGAATGCGCGGTATCAGACCAGCGTCCCCGGCATTTATGCCATCGGGGATCTCATCGCCGGCCCTGCTCTGGCCCACAAGGCGTCCGCGGAAGCCATTGCGTGCGTAGAAGGCATGGCCGGCATGGACAGCGAAGTGAACTATGATGCGGTTCCCGCCATCATTTACACATGGCCAGAAGTGGCCGCGGTGGGCAAAACGGAAGAAGAACTGCGAGCTCAAAACGTGCCTTACTGTGTGGGGACTTATCCCTTCACCGGGGCAGGCCGCGCCCGATGCATGGGGGAAACCGAGGGGTTCGTCAAGGTGCTTTCGCACGCGGCCTCCGGCCGCATTTTGGGAGTTCACATCATCGGCCCTCGAGCGTCGGACATGATCGCCGAGGCGGTGCTTGCCATGGAATGCGGGGTTACGGCCGCCCATGTGGGCCGCATCATGCACGGACACCCCACGTTTTCCGAAGCGCTTCAGGAAGCGGCGCGAGTGGCCACGGCCTGCGCCATCTATGGCAAGGATTGA
- a CDS encoding YheT family hydrolase has translation MIVANQVRFVPGVVYRRERLETSDGDFLDLDWSRVGSSSVCILCHGLEGHSRRPYVLGMARALNRAGWDVCALNYRGCSGEPNRKPFFYHSGFTQDLDEVVKHVLERPCYDAVVLVGFSLGGNLILKYLGESARRVPPQLRAAAVFSVPCHLAASAKAISRPSNRIYLKRFLKRLRKKIEAKEDLFPETLNTRGYERIVTFEDFDNRYTAPLHGFRDAQDYYAKASSKPFLNSITVPTLIVNALDDPFLSPECFPYQEAYRNPYLFLETPRHGSHVGFYDFSPDGFIWSERRTVAFFRDQSLP, from the coding sequence ATGATCGTAGCAAACCAAGTGCGCTTTGTGCCCGGTGTCGTCTACAGGCGCGAAAGGCTGGAAACATCTGACGGCGATTTCCTCGATCTGGACTGGTCTCGCGTCGGCTCTTCCTCTGTTTGTATTTTATGCCATGGCCTGGAAGGGCACTCGCGCCGGCCCTATGTGTTGGGCATGGCCCGAGCGCTCAATAGAGCAGGTTGGGACGTGTGCGCCCTCAATTATCGAGGATGCAGCGGAGAACCCAATCGAAAACCTTTTTTTTATCATAGCGGATTTACGCAGGATTTAGATGAGGTTGTGAAACATGTTTTGGAACGGCCATGCTATGACGCCGTGGTGCTGGTGGGGTTCAGTTTGGGAGGAAACTTGATTTTAAAATATCTCGGAGAGAGCGCTCGCCGTGTCCCACCGCAGCTTCGAGCGGCGGCTGTCTTTTCCGTGCCGTGCCATTTGGCTGCATCGGCCAAAGCCATCTCACGGCCCTCCAACCGCATCTATCTCAAACGATTTCTCAAAAGGCTTCGCAAAAAGATTGAAGCCAAGGAAGACCTTTTTCCGGAAACACTGAACACGAGGGGCTATGAGCGCATCGTCACCTTTGAAGATTTCGACAACCGATACACGGCTCCTTTGCACGGATTTCGAGACGCCCAAGACTATTATGCCAAGGCTAGCTCCAAACCATTCTTGAATTCCATCACCGTGCCCACGCTGATCGTGAACGCTTTGGACGATCCTTTTCTCAGTCCGGAATGCTTTCCGTACCAGGAAGCTTATCGCAACCCTTATCTGTTCTTGGAAACACCACGTCATGGAAGCCACGTGGGTTTCTACGACTTTTCCCCTGACGGCTTCATCTGGTCCGAAAGACGCACCGTCGCCTTTTTCAGAGATCAATCCTTGCCATAG
- the lexA gene encoding transcriptional repressor LexA: protein MKLTAAQKRVYDFLQAYMILHGHAPSYEEIRKHLGFRSLNAVYKHVKQLEERGYVRSLGKNRKRALELVELRSGGRSVPFLGVVAAGTPIEAVEVPETVEVPESLLAGGEHFALRVRGDSMIDEGIREGDILIVKKQPTAENGQTVVALVDGEATVKRFFLHDTMVELRPANRAMASLMVPADSVSILGVVVGLVRHYRHRLGL from the coding sequence ATGAAACTGACGGCGGCACAAAAACGCGTCTACGATTTTCTGCAAGCCTACATGATCCTGCACGGCCATGCGCCGTCGTACGAGGAAATTCGAAAACACTTGGGGTTTCGGTCCTTGAATGCCGTCTACAAGCACGTGAAGCAATTGGAAGAGCGAGGCTATGTGCGAAGCCTTGGGAAAAACCGAAAGCGCGCTCTGGAACTCGTGGAACTTCGCAGCGGCGGAAGGTCCGTTCCTTTTTTGGGCGTGGTGGCCGCGGGTACTCCCATTGAAGCGGTGGAAGTGCCGGAGACGGTGGAGGTGCCCGAAAGCCTTTTGGCCGGCGGAGAACATTTCGCTCTGAGGGTTCGAGGCGATTCCATGATCGATGAAGGGATTCGGGAAGGCGACATTCTCATCGTCAAGAAGCAGCCAACCGCCGAAAACGGGCAGACGGTCGTGGCCTTGGTAGACGGGGAAGCGACGGTCAAGCGGTTTTTCCTGCACGATACGATGGTGGAGCTTCGGCCGGCCAACAGAGCTATGGCTTCTTTGATGGTGCCCGCGGACAGCGTCTCCATTCTCGGCGTTGTGGTTGGCTTGGTCCGACACTATCGGCATCGGTTGGGCCTATGA
- a CDS encoding DUF5320 domain-containing protein: MPGLDRTGPWGMGPRTGRGLGWCAGPAGAGPRTAAYGWGFGRGGRARGMRCGWGPWGALWRGPLGLGWGWFGARPLSREEELQWLKNEAASLEHALEQVRKTMASLEQEGQA; this comes from the coding sequence ATGCCAGGATTAGACAGAACAGGACCGTGGGGCATGGGTCCGCGAACGGGTCGAGGCTTGGGCTGGTGCGCTGGGCCGGCGGGAGCGGGGCCGAGGACTGCGGCCTATGGATGGGGCTTCGGCCGTGGCGGCCGAGCTCGAGGAATGCGTTGCGGTTGGGGCCCTTGGGGTGCGTTGTGGCGAGGTCCACTGGGTCTTGGATGGGGCTGGTTTGGCGCTCGCCCACTGAGCCGCGAGGAAGAGCTTCAGTGGCTCAAAAATGAAGCGGCGTCTTTGGAACACGCCTTGGAACAGGTTCGAAAAACCATGGCGTCTTTGGAACAGGAAGGCCAGGCGTAA